A window of the Ostrea edulis chromosome 1, xbOstEdul1.1, whole genome shotgun sequence genome harbors these coding sequences:
- the LOC125647431 gene encoding beta-1,4-galactosyltransferase 1-like, translating into MFRPMMFKWLQPGGRHKPEECLSRHKVAVLIPYRNRQEHLNILLYVLHPMLQRQLLDYGIFIVEQSNGTLFNRGLLFNIGYVEALKVDNYSCFVFHDVDLVPENDKILYGCIDSPIHLSAAIDIFNYRLPDIKLFGGVSAMLRTHFEAVNGFSNLYYGWGGEVDDIFYRRDLLDDTS; encoded by the exons ATGTTCCGACCTATGATGTTTAAGTGGTTACAACCAGGAGGAAGACATAAACCAGAAGAATGTCTGTCCAGACACAAAGTAGCGGTGCTGATTCCCTATAGAAATAGACAGGAGCATCTTAATATCCTGTTGTATGTTTTACACCCGATGCTGCAACGTCAACTCTTGGACTATGGCATTTTTATAGTTGAAcag aGCAATGGTACATTGTTCAATCGGGGGTTGCTCTTCAACATAGGATACGTAGAGGCATTAAAAGTTGATAACTACtcgtgttttgtttttcatgatGTTGATCTTGTACCTGAAAACGATAAAATCTTGTACGGATGTATAGACAGTCCAATCCATTTGTCTGCAGcaattgatatatttaattacaG ATTACCAGATATTAAGCTCTTTGGAGGCGTTTCTGCAATGCTTCGAACGCATTTTGAAGCAGTTAAtggtttttcaaatttgtattatGGATGGGGTGGAGAAGTTGATGACATATTTTACAG AAGGGATTTGTTAGATGATACTTCTTAG